The window GCCTTCCGGGACGCCGGCGGCATCCCGGCCGACCGGTGGCGCGCCGACCAGGACGGCGAGACGCTCGTCCCCACCCACTGCTGCTTCTGTGGCGTCCAGTGCGGGATGTATCTGCGCGTCGACCGCGGCGGCAAGGTCTTCGGCGTCGAACCCCGGAACCACGACATCAACCGGATGCGACTCTGCCCCAAGGGCATCAACGCGTATCAGCAGGTCAACCACCCCGATCGGCTCACCGCCCCGCTGATGCGCCGCTCCCGCGACGGGGAGTTCCGCGAGGTCTCCTGGGACGAGGCGCTCGACTTCACGGTCTCCGAGATCAAACGCATCCAGCAGGCCCACGGCAACGACGCCTTCGGGCTCCTCGGCGGGGCCAGCCTGTTTTCCGAGAAGACGTATCTCGTCGGCAAATTCGCCCGGGTCGCCCTCAAGTCCCGGCATGTCGACTACAACGGCCGGCTCTGCATGGTCAGCGCCGCGGGTGCCAACAAGCTCGCCTTCGGCATCGACCGGGCGGGCAACCCCTTCTCCGACTGCCTGCTCACCGACTGCCTGCTGATCGCGGGCTCCAACGTCGGCGAATGCTTCCCGGTGATGACCCAGTACGTGTGGGGAGCCCGGGACCGCGGCGCCAGCCTGATCGTCGTCGACCCGCGCGAGACCGCGATCGCCCGCACCGCCGACATCCATGTCGCCCTCAAGCCGGGCACCGACTCGGCCTTCTTCACCTCCGTCCTGAACGTGATCATCGAGGAGGGCCTCTCCGACGAGGCGTATCTCGCCGCCCACGCCACCGGCTGGGACGAGGTCAAGGCCAAGGCCGCCGAATACCCACCGTCCCGCGCCGCAGAGATCTGCGGCATCCTCGCCGAACAGGTCGTCCAGGTCGCGCGCACCTTCGCCCGCGCCCCCAAGGCCATGGCCTGGCACGCCCGCGGTATCGAGCACCACTCGCAGGGCGTCGAGAACTGCCTCGCCGTGATCAACCTCTGCGCCGCCACCGGCCACATCGGCAAGCCCGGCGCCGGCTACGGCACCATCACCGGCCAGGGCAACGGGCAGGGCGGCCGCGAGCACGGTCAGAAGGCCGACCTCCTCCCCGGCGGCCGCTCGATCATGAACGAGGAGCACCGTCGGCAGATCTGCGAGATCTGGGGTATCGAGGAGTCCGAACTCCCGCCCGCCGGTACCTCGATGATGGAGATGGTCTGGCAGATGCAGCGCCGCGAGATCCGCGGCCTGATCGGCATCTGCAACAACCCCTTCGTCTCCCTGCCCAATTACCGGGTGGTCAAGGAGGGGTACGACGCCACCGAATTCCATGCCCAATTCGACTTCTTCCTTTCCGAGACCGCTGCCAACGCACATGTCGTCTTTCCCGTCACCACCTGGGCCGAGGACGAAGGGGTGATGGCCAACGCCGAGGCCCGTGTGGTCAAGCACAACAAGGCCCAGGACGCGCCCCCCGGGGTGCGGACCGACACCTGGGTGATGTGCGAACTCGCCCGGCGGCTCGGCGCGGGCGACAAATTCGCGTTCGCCGACTCGCGCGCGGTCTTCGACGAGTTGCGGATCGCCTCCGCCGGAACCGTCAACGACTACTACGGCATCACCTACGAACGGCTGGAGGAGACCGGCGGCATCGCCTGGCCCTGCCCCTCCACCGACCACCCCGGCACCCCCAGGCTCTTCGAGGACGGCAGGACCTACCACCCCGACGGCAAGATCCATCTGCAGGTCGTCGACTGGCACCCGCCGATGGACCCGTACGACGACGAGCACCCCATGTCGCTCACCACCGGCCGTACCGTCGCCCACTTCCTCTCCGGCAACCAGACCCGTCGGCTGGGCGCTCTCGTCGAACAGACCCCGCGCCCCTGGGCCGAGATCCACCCCTCCCACGGCTTCCGCAACGGCGAACCGGTCCGCGTCATCACCCGGCGCGGCAGCGAGGTCTTCCCCGCCCTCGTCACCGAGGCGATCCGCCCCGACACCGTCTTCATCCCGTACCACTGGCCGGTCCCCACCGCCGCCAACGCCCTCACCATCGACGCCCTCGACCCCCGCTCCAAGATCCCCGAGTACAAGGTGTGCGCCTGCCGCATCGAGCACGCCGAAAAGATCGACGAGGTCCCCGCACCTCCCGTCGCACCCGGCCAGGTCGCCTACCCGGAGGCCCAGGTCTCCCGTACCGACCCGTTGCCGCCCACGGCCCCGCAGGGCCGTGGCACCTCGGAGAGGAGCTGAGGCCCGCATGATGGGCAGAACGATCTTCATCGACCCGGGGCGCTGCATCGGCTGCCAGGCCTGTGTCTCCGCCTGCCGGGAATGCGACTCGCACCGCGGCAAGTCGATGATCCACCTCGATTACACCGACGAGGGTCACTCCGTCGCCTCCCTTCCCACGGTCTGTATGCACTGCGAGGATCCGGTCGCCCCGTGCGCCGAGGTCTGCCCCGCCGACGCGATCCTGGTCACCGCCGACGGCGTGGTGCAGCAGGCCGACACCACCCGCTGCATCGGCTGCGCCAACTGCGTCAACGCCTGCCCCTTCGGCGTCCCGAAGATCGACCTCCAGGCGAAGCTGCAGATGAAGTGCAACCTCTGCTACGACCGCACCGCCTACGGCCTCGCCCCCATGTGCGCCACCGTCTGCCCGACCGGGGCGCTGTTCTACGGAACGGCCGAGGAGCTCCAGGCGGAGCGGCCCGGCGTCCAGATCGCCGACACCTTCGCCTTCGGCGAGACCGAGGTCCGCACCGGCGTGGCCATGGTCGTCCCCGCCGACAAGGTCCAGTGGCCGGTGCCCGGTGGTCTTCCCGTCGTCGAGATCAACGGGAAGGACGTCCGCCGATGAGCGTCACCGAACAGCCGCCGACCGGGGACCGGAGCCCACACGGAGACGCGCGCAGGGCCCTGCACGACCGGATCACCGCCGACTCCCTCACCACCCGGCGCGACTACCTCCGGATCGTCGCCACCGTCTCCGGCGGACTCGCCGTCGGTGGACTCGGCGTGGCCGGCGGCATGCTCCCGCGCCACGGGGACACCGGTGACGCCGAGGCACCCGAACCGAGGAAAATCACCGCTCAGCTCCTGCCCGGCGAGGCCGTCGCCTTCAGCTACCCGGAGGAGGAAGACAAAGCGGTCGCCGTCCGTCTGGACGACGGCACCCTCGTCGGCTATTCCGCGATCTGCACCCATCTCGCCTGCGCGGTGCTCTGGCGGAAGGACCGCGGTCCGGAAGGGGAGCTGTACTGTCCCTGCCACGAAGGCATCTTCGACGTGCGCACCGGAGAAGTCACCGCCGGACCGCCGCCCCGCCCCCTGCCCAAGGTGGCGCTCACCGAACAGACCGACGGCAGCGTCTGGGCCATCGGCACCACCCGTTCCGGCGAGAGCATCGAGCACGGTCTGTGCCGACAGATCAGCGTGGAACGGCCGGACCTCGCCTCGCGGATCGGCTGCCCCTCGGTCCGGGACGGCGGTGCGGAGGCACCTCCGGCGCGTGCTCCCGGCGCGAAGGCTCCCCGTACCGGGGCGACCGAAGCCGAGACCCCCGGCAGGCGGACATGACCGACGCCCAGCAGCCCGCCGACCCGGAGCGCCCGGCCTGTCCGGAGTACCACCCGGGCAGCGCCCGGCCGGAGCTGAACCGGCCCGTCCGCGAGCGCTATCCGCAGATCCGCTCCACCAGTGGCTACGGCGACCCCCGGGTCCGCCGCACCGGTCCGGGCCCGGGAGCGGGCACCGACCAGGAACCCGAGCGCTCCTCGAAACTGACGGCCCGGCTGGCCCTTGCCATGACCGTCGTCATCGGCCAGCTCTGGGGACTGACCGTCGTCGTCGACGAATGGATGGAGGGCAACACCGGAACGGCCTGGTGGGGTGCGGGCTTCCTCTGTCTGTCGTTCCTCGTCGTCCTGGGGCTCTGGGTACTCGACCCGAAGGATCGCTGACCGTCGCCGTACCCTGGTGGTATGAGCACCGCCCCCACCCCCGGACCGCGCGATTCGAAACCGACGCAGCCGACGAACCCGACACAGCCGGAGCAGAGGAAGCCCAAGCCGGCTCTGATCTTCGACGATCCGCTGGACCAGCAGTCCGCGGACGATACGGACCGAGCGTGGGGCGAGCGGGCTCCGGTCGGCGGCAGCGCCGCCGACCTCGCGCGCTTCCTCGACGAGAAGCCCCCCCACCACGTCTGAGTTACTCGTCGTGGCCGCGGCCCGGTTCCTGGTCGCGGCCCTCGCCCGCCGGACCACTGCGCTGCGAGACGAGAACGTCGCGGATCTGCTGCGGATTGAGGACGCCCTTGACGAACGCGTTCACGATGTTGGTGAACGGCGCGCCGATGACGACCGCGATCGCCAGGTCGATCACATTGCCGCGCAACAGGAAGACCTTGAAGCCTTCCAACAGACTGACCTTCTTCTTCTCGCCCCCGAGTGAGTCTTCCTCCGCATGCGGCATAGGGGCAGCGAACTGTTCCGCAACCTACGGCAGCACGAGGCAAATCCACCCGATCCGCGCTTTCCGGCCCATGACTTGACGGCTCATCAGGTCGAATGGGCCGGTGTGCCCGGTTCAGCACAGCGTCACCGCCAGCCGGGCCGAGATCCCTGCGCCGGCCAGCGACGCCGCCGTGCTCCGGGGCACGGACAGCACGACCAGCGCGCCACCCTCCGTGGGGTCTTCGGCAGAACCATCGGCCGCCGTCCGCGGCACCGCCGCCACCCGGGCCCCCTTCGCCACCACCCTGGCGTCCGCACCGGAGCCCTCGCCCGCGATCACATCGACGCGGTCGCCCGGCCGCAACAGCCGTACCGTCGCCGCATCCGCGATCCGGACCGGCGCCGACACCAGTTGAACCGGTCGACGTTCCCCTTCCGGCGCCGAGCCCCCCGCACCGTCGGCCGCCCCGCCGCCACCGTCACCACCGGTCAGGCCCGTCGCGGCCAGCGCCGCAGCTGTCAGCGCCAGCCCGGCCGCCATCGCGCGGCGCTGTCGCCG is drawn from Streptomyces sp. NBC_01717 and contains these coding sequences:
- a CDS encoding molybdopterin oxidoreductase family protein; the encoded protein is MTADPGPVVPLDPSLAPPGTRAFRDAGGIPADRWRADQDGETLVPTHCCFCGVQCGMYLRVDRGGKVFGVEPRNHDINRMRLCPKGINAYQQVNHPDRLTAPLMRRSRDGEFREVSWDEALDFTVSEIKRIQQAHGNDAFGLLGGASLFSEKTYLVGKFARVALKSRHVDYNGRLCMVSAAGANKLAFGIDRAGNPFSDCLLTDCLLIAGSNVGECFPVMTQYVWGARDRGASLIVVDPRETAIARTADIHVALKPGTDSAFFTSVLNVIIEEGLSDEAYLAAHATGWDEVKAKAAEYPPSRAAEICGILAEQVVQVARTFARAPKAMAWHARGIEHHSQGVENCLAVINLCAATGHIGKPGAGYGTITGQGNGQGGREHGQKADLLPGGRSIMNEEHRRQICEIWGIEESELPPAGTSMMEMVWQMQRREIRGLIGICNNPFVSLPNYRVVKEGYDATEFHAQFDFFLSETAANAHVVFPVTTWAEDEGVMANAEARVVKHNKAQDAPPGVRTDTWVMCELARRLGAGDKFAFADSRAVFDELRIASAGTVNDYYGITYERLEETGGIAWPCPSTDHPGTPRLFEDGRTYHPDGKIHLQVVDWHPPMDPYDDEHPMSLTTGRTVAHFLSGNQTRRLGALVEQTPRPWAEIHPSHGFRNGEPVRVITRRGSEVFPALVTEAIRPDTVFIPYHWPVPTAANALTIDALDPRSKIPEYKVCACRIEHAEKIDEVPAPPVAPGQVAYPEAQVSRTDPLPPTAPQGRGTSERS
- a CDS encoding Rieske (2Fe-2S) protein → MSVTEQPPTGDRSPHGDARRALHDRITADSLTTRRDYLRIVATVSGGLAVGGLGVAGGMLPRHGDTGDAEAPEPRKITAQLLPGEAVAFSYPEEEDKAVAVRLDDGTLVGYSAICTHLACAVLWRKDRGPEGELYCPCHEGIFDVRTGEVTAGPPPRPLPKVALTEQTDGSVWAIGTTRSGESIEHGLCRQISVERPDLASRIGCPSVRDGGAEAPPARAPGAKAPRTGATEAETPGRRT
- a CDS encoding RcpC/CpaB family pilus assembly protein → MFPPVSPSTSSSDLRPTVPGPPVSAPPPCGVPAFAPLRVRGGGGRRLRRAVRRQRRAMAAGLALTAAALAATGLTGGDGGGGAADGAGGSAPEGERRPVQLVSAPVRIADAATVRLLRPGDRVDVIAGEGSGADARVVAKGARVAAVPRTAADGSAEDPTEGGALVVLSVPRSTAASLAGAGISARLAVTLC
- a CDS encoding 4Fe-4S dicluster domain-containing protein; this translates as MMGRTIFIDPGRCIGCQACVSACRECDSHRGKSMIHLDYTDEGHSVASLPTVCMHCEDPVAPCAEVCPADAILVTADGVVQQADTTRCIGCANCVNACPFGVPKIDLQAKLQMKCNLCYDRTAYGLAPMCATVCPTGALFYGTAEELQAERPGVQIADTFAFGETEVRTGVAMVVPADKVQWPVPGGLPVVEINGKDVRR